The Rhododendron vialii isolate Sample 1 chromosome 1a, ASM3025357v1 region cgacAAGAGGTATATCGAGGAGAAATTAAATACAGACCACTGAAAAATAAGTTtgtataagagcatccgcaatgggaataatcaaattcaataaccaaaatgtgccacgtcagcatttgattatccatttagttcataatcaaacttaacaaattttacctccacattggttatttttgcatttctatgaaaaaaaaaatcccccacaatacgcaacgcacctatgtccaattgcaaacgagttttaatcacacacccgaccacaccaaattattcgtctcgataagacgattcgaatgtggggtgttttttagttttgagtttggttattgggtttggttattgagtcttggttattggtaaaagttgttaagtttggttatggaatagatggaatttgattattttctaaaagacttgtaactttgcttattacaatgtaaggtatttttttagcattgttgttaaatttgcttttccataccaatttgcttattacaatgtggatgctccaagcatgaaggagaagaaaaaaaaagaagagagaaaaacattCAATGGAGATTGAATGGTATCCACCAGTCAGATTAACTCATTTTAGAGCATCCTCATTATAACATGAAATTTAACAAGAGGATCTTCCAAAAActtagttgaaaaaaaattttcaactcaaaaaatactcattactcatactttcaatcattactctcttctctctccaatcattattcttatttttctttctatctctctccaatcattacttctATATTCAATAATTaccatattttctctctccactcattacccaaaaatcaaactcaaaattttttaaaatatcatccaaacaaagcattagtaTTTCAGTCTCCAAAACGAGGATTCAAATATAATATTTACAAAACTTTCAAGTAAgaatttaagatttttttttcaaaattaaaagaacttgttgatatctagtaaattgttaatttttttaaaaaatttcttgaaaattttgtgcTCCTATTTCAAAGTTCTTGTTTTACAAACCAGAAGAATTTGGTCCAGACGAAGGTGGAAAAAAATGTGTGGCAAGCCTTCAAAACAAAATTGCAGCAAAGCCCAGCTCTCCTCTCATGGTGGGAGATTCTTCATGATCTCATGGCCACAATTAATGTCATTTTTGCTCTGAGCAAGATGAAACTTCCCAACTTGATCATGATTTGCTATCTGGTGCATTGTATTGGTTTTTCTCGATGTATCATTTCTTGAGTTCtaataataatttgtttttggttCCTTCTTTCTTGCGTTATTTGTTGAACCCAAGCTAGATTTGCTAGGATTTGTGTGCCAACTTAGTTTTTGTAGTTAGGGTGATTTTCTCGTAGCTACGATGCTTTGTGCGATGTGCCCATtatcgagttttaataaaattccgTATTGGccgaagaaacaaaaaaatcaatgatGCCTATATTAATTAAACCTTTTTGGCAAACAAAGTCATTCTAGAAGGCTAAAACATTTGCAAGAATTTTTACCCATGCGTGAGCCCTTCTCTGGAGGAATAAATAAAACTAGCAAAATAACTATTACCCCCTTGCAAGaattttttggccaaaaaagaGAATATTTTCCAATTGCAACGACCTAAATAATACGAATAGGTCATTTTCCTCGTAAAACAATATAATTATATTGTGGAGCAGTATTGTTACCCTTCAAAGAACAAATTAACGATCGGACAAACTCTCATGTAGATAAATCAATCAATTGTTCAGGTTCATTTCAGGTGCGGTCTCCGCGTATTGTAGAAGATTTACATCTGAATCGTCCGTTGATATTTTCTGTGGAATAATTGGACCATAAAGTGAATAAAGCTAATATCGAAAAAAGATTATTTCTGTTGAAGCATAGAACTACACCCCAATAAGCCATGATCTTTTCTTTAGCAGAGGCTTTTTTGGACCACCATTTCCTGATTTTGTGGCATCCAATCTTTGCATCAAGACTCaagagttctctctctctctctctctctctctctctctctctctctctctctctctctctctctctctctctctctctctctctctctctctctctccaccaggGCACTAAGAAGAAGCATCAATTGCTTCAAAACTTTTAATATTATTGGACCCTTACAAAAGGTGCATGCATGTGGTCCAGATgatcatatatatgtatatatatagaggactGACTTGACTTTTCATGAACATAGAAAGACATGAAATGTAAAAGCACCCTTATctggaaaaaggagaaaacaaagAACATATGGGCAGAAAAACTTTATTACGGCTTTTTTCAGgaatagttgtttttttttatttttatgggcaataagattttattaaaaactcgacaaagggtacatcgagaaaagACCAAATACAGACCACAGAGAAAGAGGTACTGTATAGGCctaagagaaaaacaaaatagaaaagaagatTACATTCAAAGGATATTGAATGAATAGTTATTTACAGAGGTGAATTGCGAGTGTCTGTTTTGGTTTTGAATAGTccgaatttaaataaaaaaatttcggaATAAGAAAATCACGGAGCCTCCATTAATAAGTCAATCTCTTCTGATGAGTTGAGATGAGTTGAGGATGTGTGGCACAAAATATCAGGTGGTAATTTGCTGATCATATTAGTAGCTTGGGTTGCTGTGAGCATATAACATActacatataaaaaatattggattttaaattttaatgacacctccgtgtatatatatatttaacacTTTTAAATTATCATTTTTAACTGTTGTTGCCCGTTTGCCAACAGACTATAGACGGTTGATATACTATCACTCCGGATAGTATATATCTATCTGCCCACATGCAGATATAATAAGGATTGGGGGAGAGGTGGTACATGGTATTATATCTGCCCtcttaattacaaaaatatcaCCATTCTCTTTTAATTCGATATTCACATACTCATATCAACCCCGAAACAAACCACGCATCATACCCACTCTTCTATAAATTACTCAAACAAACCATCTATATCatatcccctctctctcacacacacacacacatatatatattcgCCTTTTTATCATTTCTTCCCTCATATTATATCCATCCAAAATTAATCCAATCGGCAAACGACCCATAATGTTATTAATTTAGGGGGATTAAATGTGACTATATCTTTTATTATTGATAGCTACCCGAGCCGCGCTTGTTGCAAAATAACTACTACTGTGGCAAATCGAGTGCTATATATGAAGGAAGGTCTACATTGGGTGTTACTTGAAACTCCATCAGCTCATTCAGAGCCATTGTTAATTTGTTGGTGGATGtttgcgaaaaattattttgaccaatttttagattttagcttctaaaaatcagtttagaatgtttgtaaaaaatcctacaaaattgatttttaatagCTAGAAtctaaaaaagagaagaaattctcaaaatttcaaagctgGATTTGGATAGCTTTTGaaattccaaaaagaaaagaaattctcATAAACTCGCAGCTTCAACAAACATGTTTATCAACTTCTACTAAACCAGACTCGCTTCAGTGGATATGGACAGCAGATAAAACCTTCTCGGTGAAATCGGTTTATAGGCAGTGGGAATCCCTTACACAGTCTCCAAACACTCTTCTGGGTTTGATGTGGAGGAACTTGAGCCCTCCTaaagtggaaattttttcaTGGATGGCCACTCAAGATAGAGTTGCAACTCGGTCGGTACTTGTCGATAGGAATGTAATTTCTGAGATCCACTTGGCAGTGTGCCCATTCTGTGCTCTTCATGTGGAAACCCCTCAACATCTTCTCCTACACTGTCGATTTGCGTGGGTAGTATGGTCAGGAATTCTGGAATGGTGGAACCTACAGTGGGCATGCCCATCTGCAGTAGCAGAGTTGGCGCTTTGGTGGTTTGGGAATAGGTTTCGCAACTTGGAGAAAGCTACATGGGAAGTTTGCTTTTATGCAACTCTTTGGTCCATCTGGTTAACAAGGAATGATTATATCTTCAACGGAGCAACAACCCAGGCTTCGGAAGTGGTGGATTTAGTCAAAACTAGAGTAGCCATGTGGATGAAGGCTAAGTTTGACATCAAAATTTACACAGTGGAGGATTTTAAAAGTTATTTGGATGGGATACGAAAAGTGAAGGTGTAGAGTAAGTATTTGAGGGTGTTTTATCCAACTTTGGTTGGATAGATCTTTGTACTTTTGGTTTCCTcatcgatgtaccctttcgagtttaataaaaagtttcgtttgctgagcaaaaaaaaaacttctactaaaattcaaaatctaaaatttgcAACAAAATCTGAAGCTAAAGTCTAAAATCTGTATCAACAGTTATCGCAACATGCCTTTAATACCTTAGTTATTGCTAATTTGGCAGTGATTATGTAAGCAATATCCCTTTAATAAACTAAGTTAAGTAGTTGATTCCTCCATAATATATTTTCTTGCTTCAGAGATTAGTCGAGATGTATATAAACTGATCAAAATATTCTGAGTAATCAAAAAAATGTTCTTGAGTCAAGACAGTCTACAGGTATTCTAACCTAGAGGGGTGGAAAGAGGAATAATAAGAGTTGAACCCACCACCCGACAAATGGAAGAGCCTTTTTAAGCAAGCTCTACCATGTGAGCTATGCCTTGCATTCAAGCAATTAGGCTATAGACTACATATTTCCATTGATAACATAAATGTCTAGATCAGCTTATGtgtatttcaaatttttatggacTAATTTTAGGACACCAATCCCGTCGTCTACTAGCAAAGTCTCATTAAAGCCGAAGCAGCAACACAAAGAATTGAGTTCCCATTAGTAGTTGTGAATTGGTTCGGTCTACGTATACGCACAAATGTAGTAACACAAgttagataaaaaaatatttctcaaaactcaataactttTTCATCTTTGAGAAAAGAAATTTACTCTCTGTTCGattctcaataattttttctatctGTCTCTTTCTATTTATTACCATTCATTCTATGTTTTCTATCTGTCTCTCTATTTATTATAACTCATTCCATAAAAATATTTCTCGAAAACGCAAACCCAAACAAAGGCACATTGAAGTTAAATTTGCAGAGATACTGATTTCAATACAAAACAGAAAGCTGTAAACCAATGGTGGGTGATTGGGATTTGTAACAATGTGACAGTAGAATGCATGTCGTTGGGATATGTAAGTGTGGGTATTAATACAGTACTCTTTTCattccgatttgtttgtcttttttttgagtttttaagaGTATTTAAcctcaaaaaaattatcttgtaattttaaattcgtaatgtttttaatatgcaatatgaatcttgtttggtagatctcaattaattttattatacaaaatctttaaaatcataaaaaaaatattataaaaatgtcaaatataaacatatttttgaaagatacgAATTTTAATAATTAGACAGACAAATTAGGGCGGATGAAATAGTAATTAAAAGCTGGCAAAATGgttttttttctagaaaaatattctGCAATAAAAGtcgttttatttatttttctgggAAAAGGAAAGAACAGTAGTAGCAGCAGTAGTAGACTGGTTCTGAGCTGGTGGGTtttggggaagagagagagagagagagaaggaagaagaacGGCTGTGGGGGCAGAATCTGAAATGTCAAATTCATGTCTGTTATAAGAGGACGGCATTCATTTCTTGTCATGTCATCTCTGACTACCCcccactttcttttttggactctctctctctctccccttcctgTGGTGTTGCCTGTAGCTCCtccatttttgttcaattttgggAGTTTTAAAAAGCCACTCAGAATCCATTGTAACGATCAGAGACACATGTTCCATTCCTGTAAAAGATTCATTCTTTCGAGTATTgtgaaaaattacttttctctgttccattttttaattatttttttagaattcatgTTACtgtttaattgattatatcttgtactCTTTTCGTTTTCATTCTTTTGTTCATCTCCCTATcttaaccggataaaaaattaattataaattttcaTTGATAATATTGtttatatccaatatagatgtttgatagatatcaataagctcttttaaacgatgtttACAAAATCACCTTAAAGATTATAGATtgtaaaatataatcaattgaaaagtagcaCGGACTCCTAAAAAAGACTAAAGAATTGGGACGGTGGGAGTAATTTATGAggtttaaaaactttgtatataTAATGGTACTGCTCAAGAGccatcaaataaaattcatattgcacaTAAAAAAATGTTACCAATTGAAGAATATAATTATTTTACTATCCGATTAGAATGAAATGAGGGACTAAAAAATAAGAGTACTATCTTGATTGGATGTGGTTCACAACGTTAACAAATCACATTTGTAGACAAATAGATGATTCTAGCAAATACAAACACTTTTTTCATACACAGGCATAGCAGACATTGAGCTAAATCTTGAGGTACGATCGTTTTAAACTCTTGAAAATCTAAAAGTTTTACAGGTCCCTCATACTTTGATACTTCTTATAATAGTCCAACAAAAAAAGGGGCCACATCTTTAATTAATCTGTGCTTTATGCCCACGAAAAGTCAGAGCCGACCTATACACAAATGTAATTCATCAATGTAGTATAGATTTCTGATCAGATTTTTGCGTTCCTTTCATATGTAACTTTCAAGATTGAACGATTTTAATCAACAATGTACTCCTCCTCCCCTAAATTTCTCACCACATAACAATGGGTGAACAACTCTCCCGTGTTCGATCGATATAATCGTATCGATCGAGCAGTTGATTTTGCTGTTACAATGAATCCGAAATGGTGTTTTTCATTCGCTGGTCAACTTGTGTCATGAGAGTGAACAAAATCGTACTCCACTCAAACTAAAGAATTTCGGAATCTCGTCACCCAATAATTACATGAAGGACAGGCTCCGTATAAAGGGGTGTGTTTAGCTGGCTGAAGGGATAAGTTCTCACATAATTGgaacaaacgagagagagagagagagagagagagagagagagagagagagagagagagagagagaacaattttGAGGAAAATGGATTCCCAAGGCATCATGTTCTTTGAATGAAAATGAGGTAAATTCAAGAATAATTACCGACAAACGTATGTGTGATCGAAATTCTGGAGATATAGAGAATCTTGCAATTGGCACATGTTTGGGAAAAGTGGGGAAGGAAAATTATGCAGAATTAGAGGGAGGGGTGATGATCCTTGAACTAATAAAAAAGTCAGATTATATTTTTATCCATGCAAAAAGAACTTTTCACATTcgttagttttgtgttaattttttttgaattattggttcatctcgacgagaggaaattgaagaataaaaaaaatatgatcagaatttataaaaaatttcgCTGAAGAAAAGTATTTCAAAATAGACagaatttttgaattatttgtcttcattcaaaaaatgtaaTCTggttcataaattttttttattatttagagtcctctcgtcaaaacgaatcaacaattctaaaaaaattgacaaaacataagaaaatgcaaaaataaaattaaataaataaaaactaaaaaataatccAACTTTTTTATCGGCCCAAAACGGGCCCAAGTAGAAATTGTGCATTTTGCAAAATATTGCCATCGCAAAAAGCTCGAACTACCTTGGAAATGTGGACAGTCAAAATTGGAAAACagtagtcttttcttttcttttttttatctgcaaaacAATAAAGTCTGTTGAAACAGACTTTTGACACACCGATCGTGCACAGATCATTGTATGAGACCCACTAcgagtctcacacaaataatttgagtcattcattaaatgtaaaatgtgggggttcgatttgacgggattCTAACCGTAATTGAGGCTCTGGCTCCTTTTTCCACAGCTCCGTGCTTCCACCTGAAGacttgcaacaagtcactagggatGTGGTTGCCCAGTGACCcttcgacgatcaagttagatctaggGAGAAAtgtttaggtctagggttagggtagaatgACGTACTTCTCTAGGTTAATATCcatttgtatttatagaccttggtttacttggcctccaagctagtgAGTGGAGGAGATGCTCAGGTAACTGCCTCGGATGACGTCATATATGACAGAAAAAATAaggcggttacgaagcacatggccatgTCAAATCCCAATGATTACCATGTAGTGTAACCTCGTGGGTTCCTCCTGGAATAACTACTTTCCTTCATGCGGCTTCGATCGGGGGCTCCGAGCCGAATACACTTCGTGCCCTAAGATGTCACCTAAGCCTCTTCCGAAATCCTCTTCGTAACCGTATAACCGAGTAGAGCGCCGGACCATTCCCAAGCCTTCGCTAAGTCATGGGCTGATGCACTAGTGAGACCTCAGTTCACCATGGCTCGATGGGGTGACCGAACCCCTTAACCGAGGCCACtacataaaataattttttaaggactcccacaaaaaattagcttaatctgATActtataagtactcgatccaaccatttaacttttcattatcctgaaatctgaataaaaacttagataattagatcgaacacctataggtatcggaattagctgattttttgcgatgattcttgaaaaaatgtattacaattattgaacggctcggattgtttgtgtgagaTTCGTAGTAGACCCCACAGTGGATCTGCGCACGcaatatgtgtatatatgttatGTGAGTAGCAACGTTGATGAGAAAATCCTTCTATTTCCTATTATGAACTCCTTTTTGAAGCCAAGTCAAGTATGTTGTTTTCGAATCCCAGCAGCATCAAACAAAATAATTGTGCACTGCTTGCCAGAGAACCAAAATCggttagaaatttttttgacaaacaaaatCATCCCAGATATATTATAGATATCAAATAAACAGTAAAGTCGATTACAAATTACACAAACAGACCCATACAGCAATTGAAACACAACTCATACTGTGTTTCGTATTACACCCTTCGTACGTACTCAACTCTTCATCAAAAGGATAGCCAATAGGAAAATCATATTGTCGTGaataattttccaaatttcTTTACACTGTTTAAAAGTTCTTATTAAGGTCTTTAAAaccatgtaaaaaaaattaaaaaccataCGACTTTAGCTTTTTTCATCCCTATAAtgggagacttagccaaaaatttattatatttatattttttgagctcaagaaCAAGCACCTTTTtacaatcaaacataaggacaaatgttcttatgaaagtgcctaaaaccctagggtagcCTATGAAAAGGTTTagaaccctagggtaccctatatatgaaagtgcctaaaacctttgagtaaccctatgaaagtgtttaaaccactaaaaccctataataggaaagtgaaCCCTAAActcctataaaagtgcctaaataTGTTTGGGAAAatggctaaaaaactcaaaaagttgaaaactaTCTTGCTGGCATCCTTCCCctaaatgaaaagggaaaatgatagccaatgacgtgttttgataattaataccgcccaggacattttcagcattaacaaatgctCTTAGCTTGTCGTTGGCGGAtataaattatcaaaacacatcctgaaccgtcattttcccaaatgaaaactattttggttgtgtttggttggtagtttagtttagtttagttttggtagtgggtggagagagaaatagggtaatgattggagataggggtaatgattggagagagatagagagagaaatgaaattaataattagagatataggataatgattggagaaatatataggataatgattggaaacaaaactaaaactaaaactaaattggCAACCGAACAAAGCCTTTATTGTCtttatggctaattttccctACGAATAATTGGAACTTTCAAGGGCCTAATCATAGAAGAGACTTGATtaggaaaccaaaaaaaaagaagagaccaGGAAAAACCCCAATCTGGTCCTGGTAGATTCCATTTGGACCCTAATGCCCTCTACTTCTACCCGTCAATCGCCACTATCGAACAACAGGAAGTTGTGCGCCCTAAACTCTGCAGGCCCAGGAAAATCAAAGTTTATCGTATCTTACGTTAATGAAATGTGTGGAGCAGTACGTTGTGGTACACCTCAGGGCCACTCAAACAATCAAACCTTTGGAACCAAAAGGCCAAACCCACCATGGGCAGCAATTGTCTGGTCCAAACAAATGGTCCCACGATGGGCCTTCGTGTTATGGTTAATTGGCCGTTCAAACCAAGCTGAGTACTAAGGACAGGTTAGCTAATTGGGGGATGTAGGTGGAAGACGAATGTGTGCTCTGCAATAACGCTAGAGAGACTCGCCACCATTTATTTTTCCAGTGTCCCTTCTCCTCTATGGTTTGGCAGCAAGTTCTGGTGAGGACTTTGGTGCGAGGCATTCCTAACACCCTCACGGACATTGTGGACTGGCTTGTCCAATATGCGACGTCCAAGGGTATTCGGAATTTAGTGTTACATAGCACCTTAGCAGCTGCAATGTATGGCGTTTGGATTGAAAGGAACGCTAGTGTTTAAAAGGCCTATCCAAATAGGTTGACGTCGTGTCCCTTAACTTAGTTAACTCTATCAAAGATTTTCTACGCTTCAAAAGACGTGTTAAGAACTCCAGTTTGAACAGGACTTTGGGTGACAAATGGAGGCTTccaaatagaattttttttcaatgtaaatGTTGATTCTGCTTTGTATAGCCAGTAGATACCTTAAAGTTGTTCGTGTTTCCCACAGGGGATGCCCCTATTACGTTTTGTAGTGAGAATTTTGTTTCACATTGGGAGATGCCCCTTTTAGTTTTTAATAGTTTGaacttttcaatgaaattgtgcttatcaaaaaaaacaaaaaaaaactttcattcTCGCTCAAATAGGGAGTCAAATCTTGTTCATCCTCCCCGAAAAGCTCACGCACTCCACCGCGGGTAGCATAACCGCCCTCTGATTCCGGAAAGGGTGTGAGACCCTGTAAATCACACCTAATCACATTGGACGTAGGGTATTTCCGGAAAGGCCTTTGCCAGAAAATCTTCCTCAACTAATAGACGTGCATCCATTAAAAATTGTTCACCCTCATTGAATGAACAAAATAATCTTCTTCAAAATGGACTCACGTCAATTAAGATACCATAGTTCAGCAGACCATAACATTAAAGTATAGAGCCTTTCCAAGAGTAGCTGAATGTCCCCCACAACgaaaaagcacaaaaataaAGATGTACTCGTGATAATGAGGGAAACAAGGCACATTTCATTGTTGACCACCTCACTGATTTCAAGGCTCTATTTCCTGCCTTCTGTAGCTCATCAAACATGAGTCAGGTTTCAAAGAATGGTGCAACagtatagaaaaatacaaattatCAATCTTCTTACGAGCTGGACGCTTAAAAGGGGGGAGggtggaagaaaaaaagaaattcaaaagaaGACGTTCAGCATGCTAACGCTAATAACAAATGGCATCAACTGACCTGAAAGATACCCGATTCTTCCTGTCAGATCCAAAGCTGAACTTAATATCTGCTGTGTCGTTATCTTGTATAGAGGCATTGCTTGTAGAAGGGAAAGAGAAAACAAGAGGTGGTTTCGACCTCTTTGTTCCAAAGCTGTAAGATGGAATAGCAGGCCCATCTTTCGGCTGAGGCGGGCTACTGGCTAAAGTAGACGGCATGATAGA contains the following coding sequences:
- the LOC131327443 gene encoding uncharacterized protein LOC131327443; translated protein: MGLKTQIGNLAWRTCPLEGFDVAKQGFSILVYHDDSLQWIWTADKTFSVKSVYRQWESLTQSPNTLLGLMWRNLSPPKVEIFSWMATQDRVATRSVLVDRNVISEIHLAVCPFCALHVETPQHLLLHCRFAWVVWSGILEWWNLQWACPSAVAELALWWFGNRFRNLEKATWEVCFYATLWSIWLTRNDYIFNGATTQASEVVDLVKTRVAMWMKAKFDIKIYTVEDFKSYLDGIRKVKV